A genomic region of Gemmata massiliana contains the following coding sequences:
- a CDS encoding PAS domain S-box protein — MESQLSRWRPWAVVLGLALAYIVTARLGFTLGLPPDRKVTAIWPPSGIAFAALLIFGLRVWPGIWLGSFLANVWDAFDPAHSGTFVAHVGASAVIATGSTLQALAGAGLVRRFIGPGYPLDRVRNVFRFVAVVPVVCLIAATLGVTALCASGLVPWGAFGTLWWTWWLGDAVGVLVVAPVLLAWVRPLAPGAPRPTDAETVCLFALLLGACVLVFGGWRAGVSASPLAYLSLPLLVWAAVRFGSRGSALTVVVIAAFAIWGTVSGSGPFVRADVYESLLLLDIFLAVAVVTALVPCAVLQEREDVERALRASEAKLRQLTEAVPQIVWMSEPDGSLAYLNRQWHEYTGLTGIGPTDLARVVHPDDLKRLRDAGAEAHKLGTVFQHEFRMRPVHGGEYRWFLARSVPVVGPDGAPAGRIGTSTDIDDLKHAQSEMVRQQADLQLILDTVPALIFHKDRDHRLVRVNNELVRLVGLPREALQGRTDAGIGSPHAEQYRLDDEAIMTEAREVRGAIEPLYTITGTRWLQTSKLPYRDATGRVTGLIGFSVDVTEQKLAQDEVRRLNAELEQRVAERTAVAEARTAELQRAVEALREQKQLLQTVLDSLGEAVLVVDKNGRFLMQNRAFRQLHPEPTENLSPIERARVNGVYLADGSGPCPPDQLPIFRAMRGESCDNVELMTVSNAHPDGVPISVTGRPILGPSGVEGGVIAIRNVSETRAVASALRESEKRFRAIFDQTFQFIGLMAADGTLLEANRTALAAAGLSEAEVLGKPFWDTPWWTHDPVQRDRLQDAVARANRGETVRFVTTHRAASGELLWVDFSLKPFHNENGVVTLLIPEGRDITAIKRSADALEAADTLLRQFIKHAPAAIAMLDTEMRYVQASDRWLTDYHLTGQNVIGRSHYEVFPDIPERWKQAHRRVLAGAVEMCSEDPFPRADGGMEWLQWEARPWRKARGEIGGLVFYTQVITDRIRAADALRESEERFRSAFDSAPIGVALVSPDGRWLKVNQSVCALVGYSEAELLTIDFQTITHPDDLGADLALVEQVLRGELPSYQMEKRYFHKTGHVIDVLLSVSLVRDARGQPLYFISQIQDITERKRAEVRLLASVHEKEVMLKEIHHRVKNNLQIISTLLDLQSDGITDPAALAAFRESRGRVRSMALIHERLYRSENLASVEFGTYVRNLAEDLFRAYRADDEAIRLAVSVSVPPVPLDIAIPCGLLVNELISNCLKYAFADREGGMIAVSLAPEEPGTHLLTVADDGVGLPPGFDFRHTTSFGLQLVNTLVEQLGGDIALDGTSGTRFTIRFPARG, encoded by the coding sequence ATGGAATCACAACTTTCGCGTTGGCGCCCGTGGGCCGTCGTGCTCGGGCTAGCGCTCGCGTACATTGTGACCGCCCGGCTGGGGTTCACCCTGGGGCTCCCGCCGGACCGCAAAGTGACGGCGATCTGGCCGCCGTCGGGGATCGCGTTCGCGGCCCTACTCATTTTCGGCCTCCGCGTGTGGCCCGGGATCTGGCTCGGCTCGTTCCTGGCGAACGTGTGGGACGCCTTCGACCCGGCACATAGTGGCACGTTTGTCGCACACGTTGGGGCATCGGCAGTAATCGCAACGGGCTCGACCCTTCAGGCTCTCGCGGGAGCGGGCCTCGTTCGCCGGTTCATTGGCCCCGGGTATCCGCTCGATCGCGTCCGCAACGTGTTTCGCTTCGTGGCGGTTGTGCCCGTCGTATGTTTGATCGCCGCCACGCTCGGGGTGACGGCACTGTGTGCGAGCGGGTTGGTTCCGTGGGGAGCGTTCGGCACGCTGTGGTGGACGTGGTGGCTGGGCGACGCGGTCGGCGTGTTGGTGGTCGCGCCCGTGTTACTGGCGTGGGTGCGCCCCCTCGCGCCCGGAGCGCCGCGCCCGACCGACGCCGAAACGGTCTGCCTGTTCGCGCTGCTCTTAGGCGCTTGTGTGCTGGTGTTCGGCGGGTGGCGCGCGGGGGTGAGTGCCAGCCCGCTCGCGTACCTGAGTTTGCCGCTTCTCGTGTGGGCGGCCGTGCGGTTCGGGTCGCGCGGGTCGGCGCTGACGGTCGTGGTGATCGCGGCGTTCGCGATCTGGGGGACCGTCTCGGGAAGCGGGCCGTTCGTTCGCGCGGACGTCTACGAATCCCTGCTGCTGCTTGATATCTTCCTGGCGGTCGCGGTCGTCACGGCGCTGGTACCCTGTGCGGTCCTCCAGGAGCGCGAGGACGTCGAACGCGCGCTCCGGGCGAGCGAGGCAAAGCTCCGGCAACTGACCGAAGCCGTTCCCCAAATCGTGTGGATGAGCGAACCGGACGGGTCGCTCGCGTACCTGAACCGACAGTGGCACGAGTACACCGGACTGACCGGGATCGGTCCCACCGATCTCGCCCGGGTTGTTCACCCCGACGACCTGAAGCGCCTGCGGGACGCGGGCGCAGAGGCGCACAAATTGGGAACCGTGTTCCAGCACGAGTTCCGGATGCGCCCGGTTCACGGCGGGGAGTACCGGTGGTTCCTGGCGCGGTCCGTTCCCGTAGTCGGACCCGACGGGGCACCGGCCGGCCGGATCGGGACGTCGACGGACATCGACGATCTGAAACACGCGCAGTCGGAAATGGTCCGGCAGCAAGCCGACCTGCAACTGATCCTCGACACCGTTCCGGCCCTCATTTTTCACAAGGACCGGGACCACCGTTTGGTGCGGGTCAATAACGAGTTGGTCCGGTTGGTTGGGCTGCCGCGCGAAGCTCTCCAGGGGCGCACGGACGCCGGAATCGGCTCCCCGCACGCGGAACAGTACCGCCTGGACGACGAAGCGATCATGACCGAGGCCCGCGAGGTGCGCGGGGCCATCGAACCGCTCTACACGATCACCGGCACCCGGTGGCTCCAGACGTCCAAGCTCCCCTACCGCGACGCGACCGGGCGCGTCACCGGGCTCATCGGGTTCTCGGTGGACGTCACCGAGCAGAAGCTCGCCCAGGACGAGGTGCGCCGGCTGAACGCCGAACTCGAACAGCGCGTCGCCGAGCGCACCGCGGTCGCTGAGGCCCGAACCGCCGAGCTCCAGCGCGCGGTCGAGGCGCTCCGCGAGCAGAAGCAGCTCCTCCAGACCGTCCTCGACAGTTTGGGCGAGGCCGTACTCGTGGTCGACAAGAACGGCAGATTCTTAATGCAGAACCGGGCGTTCCGGCAACTGCACCCGGAGCCGACCGAGAACCTCTCGCCCATCGAGCGCGCCCGCGTCAACGGGGTGTACTTGGCCGACGGGAGCGGGCCGTGCCCCCCGGACCAGCTCCCGATCTTCCGGGCCATGCGCGGCGAATCGTGCGACAACGTGGAGCTGATGACCGTCAGCAACGCGCACCCGGACGGCGTGCCGATCAGCGTCACCGGGCGCCCGATCCTCGGCCCCAGCGGGGTCGAGGGCGGGGTCATCGCGATCCGCAACGTGTCGGAAACGCGGGCCGTCGCGAGCGCCCTGCGCGAGAGCGAGAAGCGGTTCCGGGCGATCTTCGACCAGACGTTCCAATTTATCGGGCTGATGGCCGCCGACGGCACCCTCCTCGAAGCGAATCGAACCGCTCTGGCCGCGGCCGGACTGTCTGAAGCGGAGGTGTTGGGCAAGCCGTTCTGGGACACCCCTTGGTGGACGCACGACCCGGTTCAGCGGGACCGGTTGCAGGACGCGGTCGCCCGGGCCAACCGCGGGGAAACGGTGCGGTTCGTGACCACGCACCGTGCCGCGAGCGGCGAGTTGCTCTGGGTCGACTTCTCGCTCAAACCGTTCCACAACGAGAACGGGGTCGTGACGCTGCTCATCCCCGAGGGGCGCGACATTACCGCGATCAAGCGCTCGGCCGACGCCCTGGAAGCGGCCGATACGCTGCTGCGCCAGTTCATCAAGCACGCCCCGGCCGCGATCGCCATGCTCGACACCGAGATGCGGTACGTGCAGGCCAGTGACCGATGGCTGACGGACTATCACCTCACCGGGCAGAACGTCATCGGGCGCTCGCACTACGAGGTGTTCCCGGACATCCCGGAGCGGTGGAAGCAGGCGCACCGGCGCGTGCTCGCGGGGGCCGTTGAGATGTGCTCCGAAGACCCGTTCCCGCGGGCCGACGGCGGAATGGAATGGCTCCAGTGGGAGGCCCGCCCCTGGCGCAAAGCTCGAGGTGAGATCGGCGGCCTCGTGTTCTACACTCAGGTCATCACCGACCGCATCCGGGCCGCCGACGCGCTGCGCGAGAGCGAGGAGCGGTTCCGCAGCGCGTTCGATTCCGCGCCTATCGGGGTGGCGCTGGTTTCCCCGGACGGGCGCTGGCTCAAGGTGAACCAGTCCGTCTGCGCGCTGGTCGGGTACTCGGAAGCCGAGCTCCTGACTATCGACTTTCAGACGATCACGCACCCGGATGACCTGGGAGCGGATCTCGCCCTGGTCGAACAGGTGCTGCGCGGCGAGCTGCCGTCGTACCAGATGGAGAAGCGCTACTTCCACAAGACCGGCCACGTCATCGACGTGCTGCTCTCGGTCTCACTGGTCCGCGACGCGCGCGGGCAGCCACTGTACTTCATCTCCCAGATCCAGGACATCACGGAACGCAAGCGGGCCGAGGTCCGGTTGCTCGCATCGGTCCACGAAAAAGAGGTGATGCTCAAGGAGATCCACCACCGGGTGAAGAACAACCTCCAGATCATCTCGACACTACTCGATTTGCAGTCGGACGGGATCACCGACCCCGCGGCCCTGGCCGCGTTCCGCGAGAGCCGCGGGCGGGTCCGGTCGATGGCCCTGATCCACGAGCGCCTGTACCGGTCCGAGAACCTCGCGAGCGTCGAATTCGGGACGTATGTCCGAAACCTGGCAGAGGATCTGTTCCGGGCGTACCGGGCCGACGACGAGGCGATCCGGTTGGCGGTTTCGGTGTCCGTTCCGCCCGTCCCGCTGGATATCGCGATCCCGTGCGGGCTGTTGGTGAATGAACTAATCTCGAATTGCTTAAAGTACGCTTTCGCGGACCGAGAAGGTGGTATGATCGCGGTATCCCTGGCGCCCGAAGAACCCGGAACGCACCTCCTCACCGTCGCCGACGACGGCGTGGGATTACCGCCCGGGTTCGATTTCCGGCACACGACGTCGTTCGGCCTCCAGCTCGTGAACACACTGGTCGAACAACTCGGCGGGGACATCGCTCTGGACGGGACCAGCGGAACCCGGTTCACAATTCGGTTCCCGGCCCGCGGGTAA